A single Brachionichthys hirsutus isolate HB-005 chromosome 17, CSIRO-AGI_Bhir_v1, whole genome shotgun sequence DNA region contains:
- the ddt gene encoding D-dopachrome decarboxylase encodes MPFVEIQTNLPSSAVSEDFMKALSACVAAALGKPEQRMHLVVNTGLQMLTGGSCSPCVIVSVGAIGVTDSADQNKQHSAKIFDFLTKELGLSKDRIAIRFLSVQPHQVGKQGTVLSFL; translated from the exons ATGCCTTTCGTGGAGATCCAGACTAATTTACCGTCCAGCGCGGTGTCGGAGGACTTCATGAAGGCGCTGAGCGCGTGCGTCGCCGCGGCGCTGGGGAAACCTGAGCAG AGGATGCACCTGGTGGTGAATACCGGGCTGCAGATGCTGACGGGCGGCTCCTGCTCGCCGTGTGTGATTGTGAGTGTCGGCGCTATCGGTGTAACTGACAGCGCCGACCAGAACAAGCAGCACAGCGCCAAGATCTTTGACTTCCTGACCAAAGAACTGGGTCTGAGCAAAGACAG GATTGCCATTCGGTTCCTTTCGGTGCAGCCGCACCAGGTCGGGAAGCAGGGAACCGTCCTGAGCTTCTTGTGA
- the LOC137906640 gene encoding microtubule-associated tumor suppressor 1 homolog A-like: MDGWMDRAIEVGFDFLFILSSGIKTSTVSNHNRGKTTSASQPPAKTATASPPAKQASPCPLQRSSSARLSRLHSTVWVQQLCMTAWQAPVDKSKPREAPTRPTNATSRSPGAAGGEAAHNQQQPPPGQVPDVVKAHAGVIPVLPGPASGSSGTTGAASVGFKARTGSRASPRTGSRLRSPSKTGAAGTNQCKEQVEKKNQVIHQLRRLLIQANRRVEALATVIQHLFNERDEVLKQKEVLSLTFATLRDELDTSSQRCKDLQKEKKEVRSSLEEALKKLEEQHKEELLRHEDRLRSFYQTEWDKVHQMYQEEADKCRTLMEQQVEELRRRQEAERKKQEVSHSHMMASLKLQYETSMQEMKRLQQTDMEGLEKALKDTETLLSEKVAEVSAEKESLSEKLKMEEERRRRILSDKNLKDSHTVYLEQELESLKVVLEIKTNQLHQKEKKLSDMDKLMEANVKLEECLNKVQQENEDYKARMDKHAALSRQLSSEQAILQQTLQKESTVNKRLSMENEELLWKLHNGDLLGSPLRPSPTSPLSSPRNSAAFPTAAPLSPR; the protein is encoded by the exons atggatggatggatggatagagcGATAGAGGTGGGGTTtgacttcctcttcatcctttcgTCAGGTATCAAGACCTCGACTGTCTCCAACCAcaacagaggaaaaacaacgAGCGCCAGTCAGCCCCCAGCGAAGACAGCGACGGCCAGCCCCCCAGCGAAGCAGGCGTCCCCGTGTCCCCTCCAAAGAAGCAGCTCAGCCAGACTGAGCCGCCTACacagcacag TCTGGGTTCAGCAGCTCTGCATGACAGCTTGGCAGGCTCCAG TGGATAAAAGTAAGCCTCGGGAGGCACCAACCAGACCCACAAACGCCACCAGCAGGTCGCCGGGCGCAGCAGGCGGAGAAGCCGCCCacaaccagcagcagcctcCACCTGGCCAG GTACCAGACGTGGTGAAGGCTCATGCAGGGGTGATACCAGTCCTCCCAGGGCCTGCCAGTGGCAGCTCAGGCACCACCGGCGCCGCTAGTGTCGGCTTCAAAGCAAGGACAGGTTCACGGGCCAGCCCCAGAACAGGGTCCCGCCTACGGAGCCCATCCAAGACTGGTGCAGCTGGGACT AACCAGTGCAAAGAACaggtggagaagaagaaccAGGTAATCCACCAGCTGAGGAGGCTGCTGATCCAGGCGAATAGGAGGGTGGAGGCTCTCGCCACAGTCATCCAGCATCTCTTCAACGAG CGTGACGAGGTCTTGAAACAGAAGGAGGTTCTGTCGCTGACCTTTGCAACCCTCCGAGATGAACTGG ACACGTCGTCCCAGCGCTGCAAAGAtctgcagaaggagaagaaggaggtgCGCAGCAGCTTGGAGGAGGCCctgaagaagctggaggagcagcacaaggaggagctgctgcggCATGAAGACAG GTTGAGGAGCTTTTACCAAACAGAGTGGGACAAAGTCCACCAGATGTACCAGGAAGAGGCCGACAAATGTCGCACTTTAATGGAACAGCAG gtggaggagctgaggaggagacaggaagcagagagaaagaaacaggaagtgagtcaCAGCCACATGATGGCGTCTCTGAAGCTGCAGTACGAGACGTCCATGCAAG AGATGAAGAGGCTGCAGCAGACGGACATGGAGGGTCTGGAGAAAGCCCTGAAGGACACGGAAACATTGCTGTCG GAGAAAGTAGCTGAGGTGTCAGCAGAGAAGGAGTCGCTTAGTGAGAAGCtcaagatggaggaggagaggaggaggcgcatACTCAGTGACAAGAATCTG AAAGACTCACACACTGTGTATCTGGAACAAGAACTGGAGAGTCTGAAGGTGGTGCTGGAAATCAAGACCAACCAGCTGCaccagaaggagaagaagctgtCGGACATGGACAAGCTG ATGGAGGCAAATGTAAAACTGGAGGAGTGTCTGAACAAAGTCCAGCAGGAGAACGAGGACTACAAGGCCAGGATGGACAAGCATGCTGCTCTCTCCAG GCAGCTGTCCTCTGAGCAGGCCATTCtccagcagacgctgcagaagGAGTCCACCGTCAACAAGCGTCTCTCCATGGAGAACGAGGAGCTGCTGTGGAAGCTGCACAACGGCGACCTGCTGGGGAGTCCGCTCCGCCCCTCGCCGACCTCCCCCCTCAGCTCTCCGCGGAACTCCGCCGCATTCCCAACGGCTGCCCCCTTGTCCCCCAGATAG
- the si:ch211-286b5.5 gene encoding guanine nucleotide-binding protein G(I)/G(S)/G(O) subunit gamma-5 has translation MSNNNASSNVIIAQRAVKQLRFEAGIRRVKVSQAAADLRNFCLQNASKDPLLVGVPSSDNPFRPPKSCSLF, from the exons ATGTCCAACAACAACGCGAGCAGCAACGTCATCATCGCGCAGCGGGCCGTGAAGCAGCTCCGGTTCGAGGCCGGTATCCGGAGGGTCAAG GTGTCCCAGGCCGCTGCCGATCTCCGGAACTTCTGCCTGCAGAACGCCTCCAAGGACCCGCTGCTGGTCGGGGTCCCGTCCAGCGACAACCCCTTCAGGCCCCCGAAGTCCTGCTCCCTGTTCTGA